A genomic window from Thermococcus nautili includes:
- a CDS encoding Kelch repeat-containing protein codes for MKRMLPFIIALILSSLAVPVVNAESGPLWAKSYGGKYGDIANAVAVAPNGDIIIAGGTDSFGAGSADVWVLRLDSEGDARWSKTYGGLSNDYANALTVAPNGDIVIAGSTKSFGAGSYDVWVLRLDAEGNVKWQKTYGGSGWDEAKAVVIAPNGDIIVAGYMDGDVWVLRLDENGNVKWQKTYGGSDEEDAYAIALTQDGGIIVVGHTYSFGTGAPVYSNVWVLSLDENGSVKWQKTYGGFKNDEAYTVAVTKNGDIVVAGYTESFGSRREDVWVLRLDSDGNVKWQKTYGGDGNERAYGAVIEKNGDITIVGGTKSFGSGRYDVWILRLDANGKVKWQKTYGGSSSDWAYAVSIEPGGDVTVAGWTVSFGAGRGDAWVLRLTPGDFSWFKSSFGFSSEGSNARVMDTNAQVETSSALESIPNIEVKHSKAEVLSEGIVVETQYPSNERVLTVLVLSIGFMMGITLYGARKRKGPQPEG; via the coding sequence CCGGTGGTTAATGCCGAGAGCGGCCCCCTGTGGGCAAAGAGTTACGGCGGCAAATATGGAGATATTGCTAATGCGGTTGCCGTTGCTCCAAACGGAGACATTATCATTGCTGGGGGCACTGACAGCTTCGGTGCTGGCTCTGCGGATGTTTGGGTTCTTAGACTTGATAGTGAGGGCGATGCGAGATGGAGTAAGACCTACGGTGGATTGAGTAATGATTATGCCAACGCCCTCACCGTTGCCCCCAACGGGGACATCGTTATCGCTGGGAGTACTAAAAGCTTCGGTGCTGGAAGTTATGACGTTTGGGTTCTTCGGCTTGATGCCGAGGGTAATGTAAAATGGCAGAAGACTTACGGTGGCTCCGGGTGGGATGAGGCCAAAGCCGTTGTCATTGCGCCAAACGGAGACATAATCGTGGCGGGATACATGGACGGCGACGTATGGGTTCTTCGTTTGGATGAGAATGGAAACGTAAAATGGCAAAAAACCTATGGGGGGAGTGATGAGGAAGATGCATACGCGATTGCTCTGACTCAAGACGGAGGCATCATCGTAGTTGGCCATACCTACAGCTTTGGCACAGGTGCTCCCGTTTATTCCAACGTCTGGGTCCTCAGCTTGGATGAGAACGGTAGTGTAAAGTGGCAGAAAACTTATGGTGGGTTCAAAAATGATGAGGCTTATACAGTTGCGGTTACCAAGAACGGAGACATCGTTGTAGCTGGGTACACCGAAAGTTTTGGTTCTAGAAGGGAAGATGTTTGGGTTCTTCGGCTCGATAGTGATGGAAACGTTAAGTGGCAGAAAACTTACGGTGGAGATGGCAATGAGAGGGCTTACGGGGCTGTGATTGAAAAGAATGGGGATATCACCATTGTAGGCGGCACTAAAAGCTTTGGTTCTGGCCGTTATGACGTTTGGATTCTTCGACTTGACGCTAATGGTAAGGTAAAATGGCAAAAGACTTACGGAGGGTCCAGCAGTGATTGGGCCTATGCGGTTTCCATCGAACCCGGGGGAGACGTTACTGTCGCGGGCTGGACTGTGAGCTTCGGCGCCGGTCGTGGGGACGCTTGGGTCCTCAGGCTTACTCCTGGCGACTTTTCGTGGTTTAAGTCGAGTTTCGGGTTCTCTAGTGAAGGTTCAAACGCTCGAGTAATGGATACCAATGCTCAAGTCGAAACTTCTAGTGCTCTGGAAAGTATCCCAAACATTGAAGTCAAACACTCCAAAGCTGAAGTTTTAAGCGAAGGGATAGTGGTGGAGACACAGTATCCCTCCAATGAAAGAGTTCTGACGGTTTTAGTACTCAGCATTGGTTTTATGATGGGAATAACTCTTTACGGGGCTCGCAAGAGAAAGGGGCCCCAACCAGAGGGCTAA